A part of Hippea maritima DSM 10411 genomic DNA contains:
- a CDS encoding Spy/CpxP family protein refolding chaperone, with protein sequence MKKALVSFLLGGALLSSGAFYVNTASARLPMQGSLMRPMAQGGMRCANFQGGPYHSKAMMGYNVRGIKFMETQLNLTPAQVKKIEDLRYEYRSRFMTKNTRYKMPLNDALKANGFNRKVFVDESMQNAKMRIKQRAEYMDKFFSILTPQQREKFIQLRRQRMEFALKNARLQQRAIQSRIKFLESNIQQ encoded by the coding sequence ATGAAGAAAGCTCTTGTTTCGTTTTTATTGGGTGGGGCATTACTAAGCTCCGGGGCATTTTATGTTAATACGGCTTCTGCTAGGTTACCCATGCAAGGCTCTCTAATGAGACCAATGGCTCAAGGGGGCATGAGGTGTGCAAATTTCCAGGGTGGTCCTTATCATTCAAAGGCTATGATGGGTTATAATGTTAGAGGGATTAAATTTATGGAAACCCAGTTAAACCTTACGCCGGCTCAGGTAAAAAAGATTGAAGATTTAAGGTATGAGTATCGCAGTAGATTTATGACAAAAAATACAAGATATAAGATGCCTTTGAATGATGCCTTAAAGGCTAACGGTTTCAATAGAAAGGTTTTTGTTGATGAGTCTATGCAAAATGCTAAAATGAGAATCAAGCAGAGGGCTGAGTATATGGATAAGTTTTTCAGCATCTTGACACCTCAACAAAGAGAGAAATTTATTCAGCTCAGGAGACAGAGAATGGAATTTGCCTTAAAAAATGCAAGACTTCAACAAAGGGCAATTCAGAGTAGGATAAAGTTTTTGGAGTCGAACATCCAGCAATAG
- a CDS encoding DHA2 family efflux MFS transporter permease subunit, producing MEERKTNKWLVAIAVMLPTIMEIIDTTIVNVSLPHIQGDLSISLDESTWVLTSYMVSNAIIIPITGWLAIRFGRKRYLLASIFLFTLFSFACGYAPTFIFLVVLRFLQGIAGGGLQPVSQAILLESFPKKEHGMAMAVYGMGVVVAPILGPVLGGWITDNWGWRWIFYINVPIGLLSFVLVNLFVFDPSYIKNIKKTPIDYKGLAYLAIAVGALQVLLDNAQRKDWFESRFITTLAIISFFGFVLFIWHELKEKHPVVNLRIFKDRSFSTGNALMFFGFFSFFGSVVLLPLYLQNLMGYNAFLAGLVLGPGALTTMIGMPIVGKFLEKGADPRKVLFISFIVNYIAINMMAHFNLSADFLSVITPRAIQGISMATFFVPLAAATFAGISNEEMGNASGMFNFIRNIGGSFGTAIVTTILTRRAQFHQERLVENLIPTNEAFVQAQQMLSLKFHSVMQQMGVIYKELLRQSMMLAFNDAFYFCAIMFVVLIPALVILKRPQHHKDAV from the coding sequence ATGGAAGAGAGAAAAACCAATAAGTGGCTCGTCGCCATAGCGGTGATGTTGCCCACAATAATGGAAATCATAGATACAACCATAGTAAATGTTTCGCTTCCTCATATCCAAGGTGATTTGAGTATAAGTTTGGATGAATCTACATGGGTTTTGACATCCTACATGGTTTCAAATGCTATAATCATTCCGATAACCGGTTGGCTTGCTATTAGATTCGGTAGGAAGAGGTATCTACTTGCCTCAATTTTTTTGTTTACCCTATTTTCTTTTGCCTGTGGCTATGCACCAACCTTTATTTTTCTGGTCGTCTTAAGATTTTTGCAAGGCATAGCGGGTGGTGGCCTTCAGCCTGTCTCTCAGGCTATTTTGCTTGAATCCTTTCCTAAAAAAGAGCATGGCATGGCTATGGCAGTCTACGGTATGGGTGTGGTTGTCGCTCCAATTTTAGGGCCCGTTTTGGGTGGTTGGATAACAGATAACTGGGGCTGGCGCTGGATTTTTTATATTAATGTACCTATAGGTCTTTTATCTTTTGTACTTGTAAATCTATTTGTCTTTGATCCAAGCTATATAAAGAACATAAAGAAAACTCCTATAGATTACAAAGGCCTGGCCTATCTTGCTATAGCTGTTGGGGCTTTGCAGGTACTTCTTGATAATGCCCAACGCAAGGACTGGTTTGAGTCTCGTTTTATAACTACATTGGCTATTATCTCATTTTTTGGCTTTGTTCTGTTTATCTGGCATGAGTTGAAAGAGAAACACCCAGTGGTAAATTTGAGGATTTTTAAAGATAGATCTTTCTCTACGGGAAATGCATTGATGTTTTTTGGATTTTTTAGTTTCTTTGGAAGTGTTGTGCTTTTGCCTTTGTATCTCCAAAATCTTATGGGGTATAATGCATTTTTAGCAGGTCTTGTGTTGGGGCCTGGTGCTTTAACTACTATGATAGGAATGCCTATAGTGGGTAAGTTTTTAGAAAAAGGGGCAGATCCAAGAAAAGTTCTTTTTATTAGTTTTATAGTTAATTATATAGCTATAAATATGATGGCACACTTTAATCTGTCTGCTGATTTTTTAAGTGTAATAACACCCAGGGCTATACAGGGTATATCTATGGCTACCTTCTTTGTTCCTTTGGCTGCTGCTACATTTGCTGGCATTAGTAATGAGGAGATGGGTAATGCCTCTGGCATGTTTAATTTTATTAGGAATATAGGCGGAAGCTTTGGAACAGCTATTGTTACAACGATATTAACAAGAAGGGCTCAATTCCACCAAGAAAGGCTCGTTGAGAACTTGATTCCAACCAATGAGGCATTTGTTCAGGCTCAACAGATGTTATCGTTAAAATTTCATTCAGTTATGCAGCAGATGGGAGTTATCTATAAAGAGTTGCTGAGGCAGTCCATGATGCTGGCATTTAATGATGCTTTTTATTTTTGTGCTATTATGTTTGTTGTTTTGATTCCAGCTCTTGTTATTCTAAAGAGGCCACAACATCACAAGGATGCAGTTTAA
- a CDS encoding HlyD family secretion protein, which yields MEKEKIKNGVSKKFILIFILVVFGLAVFLFIQYKRTHISTDDAYITNDIYWVNPRVSGTILRVFIDDNQYVKKGQVLAVIDPKPFEIALKAAKANVELAKARLSQAKTAIPLVEAEIELYSSKFKKAQWDYQRAERLFKLKVIPKDKYEYYLTNYNVIKASLKAENEKLNQAKAEYKSAQKDLDAAKASLENAKLNLSYTKIKAPYDGFITKKSVETGKFVSPQIPICAIVPDKGAWIVANYKESQIEKMRKGMKVVIEIDAYPGKKFEGFLDSIQYGTGEVFSLFPPQNASGNWIKVTQRIPVKILFKKRPNVPLRVGMSAYTTVLVK from the coding sequence ATGGAAAAGGAAAAGATTAAAAATGGTGTTAGCAAGAAATTTATTTTGATTTTTATTTTAGTTGTTTTTGGTTTGGCTGTATTTCTGTTTATTCAGTACAAGAGAACCCATATATCAACAGACGACGCCTATATAACAAACGATATTTATTGGGTTAATCCGAGGGTTTCAGGAACAATATTAAGAGTTTTTATAGATGATAATCAATATGTTAAAAAAGGGCAAGTACTGGCTGTTATAGACCCAAAACCATTCGAGATTGCACTTAAGGCGGCCAAAGCTAATGTTGAGCTTGCAAAAGCAAGGCTATCCCAGGCCAAAACGGCTATCCCCCTTGTTGAGGCCGAGATCGAGCTTTACAGTTCTAAGTTTAAAAAAGCACAGTGGGATTACCAAAGAGCAGAAAGACTTTTCAAACTTAAGGTTATACCTAAAGACAAATACGAATATTATCTTACAAATTACAATGTTATAAAGGCATCTCTTAAAGCCGAAAACGAAAAGTTGAATCAGGCAAAAGCAGAATACAAAAGTGCGCAGAAGGACCTTGATGCTGCAAAGGCATCTTTAGAAAATGCAAAGCTCAACCTGTCTTACACCAAGATCAAAGCCCCCTATGACGGTTTCATAACCAAAAAGAGCGTTGAGACAGGAAAATTTGTATCACCTCAAATACCAATATGCGCTATAGTGCCAGACAAAGGAGCCTGGATTGTTGCCAATTATAAAGAATCCCAGATAGAAAAAATGAGAAAAGGTATGAAGGTTGTGATTGAAATTGACGCATACCCAGGCAAAAAGTTTGAAGGCTTTTTGGATAGTATCCAATATGGAACCGGTGAGGTGTTTTCGCTATTTCCTCCACAAAACGCATCGGGCAATTGGATAAAGGTGACACAAAGAATACCTGTAAAGATACTTTTCAAGAAAAGACCCAATGTGCCTTTGAGAGTCGGTATGAGCGCATACACAACAGTGCTTGTTAAATAG
- a CDS encoding MarR family winged helix-turn-helix transcriptional regulator, with amino-acid sequence MEGFLDKEPLGKWISILYRYSMIHANEKLKPFNMTSSQLMFFIFMVDNPGITQEGLSCMLKINKSTTAKAIKVLEKNGYLIRKISEKDKRSYNLYPTQKAIEVRKQIRLLALEWDDVLCKDFDLKDKKKAYELLKKMSQNAEEYINQRRGFDGKGKD; translated from the coding sequence ATGGAGGGTTTTTTGGACAAAGAGCCTCTGGGCAAATGGATTTCTATTCTATACAGATACTCCATGATTCATGCCAATGAAAAATTAAAGCCGTTTAATATGACATCTAGTCAGTTAATGTTTTTTATATTTATGGTTGACAATCCTGGTATTACGCAGGAGGGCCTTAGCTGTATGCTTAAGATAAATAAAAGTACAACAGCTAAGGCCATTAAAGTTTTAGAGAAAAATGGATATTTAATTCGCAAGATTTCAGAAAAAGACAAGCGTTCATATAACCTTTATCCTACTCAAAAGGCTATAGAGGTAAGAAAACAGATAAGACTACTTGCTCTGGAGTGGGATGATGTGCTTTGCAAGGATTTTGACTTAAAAGATAAAAAGAAGGCTTATGAGCTTTTGAAAAAGATGTCCCAAAACGCCGAGGAATATATAAACCAAAGGAGAGGTTTCGATGGAAAAGGAAAAGATTAA